The following is a genomic window from Candidatus Eremiobacterota bacterium.
CTGACCTGGTGCGTCGTCTGCATCGAGGCCGTCACGCCGAGCCGCGCGAAGCGCGGAATGTCGTCCGGCGCGAGCACTTGCGCGTGCTCGATGCGCCAGCGGTGATCGTGTACCGCGCGCGAGCGGCGCAGCGCGGCTTCGTACGCGTCGAGGACGACGCGGTTGCCGCGGTCGCCGATCGCGTGCGTGCAGACTTGGAAGCCCGCCGGCAGCGCGCGCTCGCAGACGCTCTGGATCTGCGCCTGCGTGAGCCGCAGCAATCCGGTGTTGCCGGGATCGTCGCTGTACGGCGCGAGCAGCGCCGCGCCGCGCGAGCCGAGCGCGCCGTCGACGTACAACTTGATCGCGCGAACCGAAAGCCGGCCGCCGTGTGCGAGCGTCTGCGGACCGCGCTGCAGCCAGCGCGCGACCAGCTCGTCGTCGCTGCCGGCGAGCATCGCGTGGTTGCGCAGCGTGTAGCGCCCCTCGCGCAGCAGCTCCTCGTACGCGTCGAGCCCGTTCTGGTCGACGCCGGGATCGCCGACCGCGGTCAGTCCCCAGCGGTGGCATTCTTTCAGCGCTGCCTCGCTCGCGCGCACCAATTGCGCGTGCGAGGGCGGTGGGATCGCGCGCCCAATCAGCCCCATCGCGTTATCGACGAAGACGCCGGTCGGCGCACCGCTCGCGTCGCGCAGGATCCGCCCGCCGCTCGGCTCCGCCGTGCTCGCGGTGACGCCGGCGAGCGCCATCGCCTTCGCGTTCGCCAGCAGCGCGTGCCCGTCGACGCGGTGCAGCACGACCGGACGATCCGGAATCGCGGCACTCAGCGCGGCATGATTCGGAAACTGCTTGTCGGGCCAGAGGTTCTGGTCCCAGCCGTCGCCGACGATCCACGGATCGCGCGAGCCGTTCGCGAACGCGACCGTGCGCCGCACGACTTCTTCGTACGACGCGACGTGCGCGAGGTCGACCTCGTGCAGCGCGAGCCCGACCGCGAGAAAGTGCAAGTGCGCGTCGATCAGCCCGGGCCACACGACGGCGTTGCCGAGATCGAGCGACTGCGTCCCCGGCCCGCGCAGCGCACGCATGTCCCCACGTGAGCCCACCAGCGCGATTCGCCCGTCGCGCACCGCGAACGCCTGCGCGAACGGCCAGCTCGGATCGCCGGTGCGGATCGTCGCCGCGCTGACGATCAGATCGGCCCGCCGCCCCGGCGCCGCGGACGCGGCGATCGGCGTACCGGCTACCGCGGCCAACCCGGCAAGAAGCGTGGAGCGACGCATGCGGGCACATTCTCTCGCCGAGCCGGCATTCCCAGCAACCGGCCGTGCGCGCGATACGGCGTCGCGCGGCGGAGGCGTTCAGCGCGCGTCTATGCGCGCGAGGTGACGACGTCGACCATGGCGTCGACGACGTCGGGATCGAAGTGGTCGCCCCGGCCTTCGACGAGCCGCTCGAGCGCTTCGGAAGGCGCGAGCGGCGCGCGGTACGGCCGGCGGCCGATCATCGCGTTGAACGCGTCGGCGACCGCGACGACGCGCGCGACGCCGGGGATCGCTTCGCTGCGCAGCCCGTCGGGATAGCCGCTGCCGTCGAAACGCTCGTGGTGGCTGCGCACGCCCGGCACCAGGTTCGCCACGAGCGGAATGCGCGCGACGATCGCCGCGCCCTCGGCCGCGTGGCGGCGCATGACCGACATCTCTTCCTCGTCGAGCCGGCGCGGTGCGCCAAGGATCTCCGGCGGCGTCGTCACCTTGCCGATGTCGTGGATCAAGCCGGCGCGCGTCACGCGCACGATCGCGGACTTCTCCATCCCGAGCCGCTTGCCGAGCCGCGCGCACCACGACGAGACCGCGCGCGAGTGCTCGGCGGTCAGCACGTCGCTCTGGTGCAGCTCGGTCAGCAGCCGGTCCAGCACGACGTCGACCTCGTCGACCGCTTCGTGACGCGCCGGCGCTTTGACCAGCCGCGGGCGCGAGACGATCGGCTGGACCTCGGCGCGCAGCCGCGCGGCGACGCTGCGGTGCGTGCGCGCGATGACGTCCAGCGCAGCCGAGATCGCCTCGTCGGCGGGGACGATCCCGGCGTAGCGCTCGCAAACGCGGTCGACCCAGGCGCACAGCAGCTTCGGATCGCCGCTCGCCAGCGCGGCCGCGCAGCGCTCGACGAAGCGCAGCGCGACGATCTTCACCGCGATCGTCCGGTCGGCGGGCGCGAGCTGCGCGACCGCGGCGCGCGCGATCGCGAGGTTGCGGATGCGCAGCTCGGCGGCGGCTCCGTCGCCGTCGTCGTGCGGCCGAACGGCGTGCAGCTCGATCACGGCGCCACCGCCTCCCGGCGCGCCGCGGACGACTCCGCTTCCAGCGCCTCGAGCGGAAGCATCCCGATGAACCGTCCGACCCCGCCCAGCTCGAACTGCGCGAGCATCTCGATCGCCTCGTCGAGCGCGAACAGGGCGGCGGCTTCGTTCGTTCGGCACGCGCACAGCGCGCCGACCGCGTCGAGCAGCGGGAAGAAGCGCGCGCAGCCCGCACCGGCGTCACGGCGCGCTTCCGCGAGCAAGTCGTGCGCGTCGTCGTCGCGGCCGAGCAGCAGCTCGGCGAGAATCAAGTACGCGCGCGTGCGCAGCGCCAGCGGCTGGCTCGTGTCGATGCGCAGCAGCAGCTCGCGGCTGCGCAGGAGGGCCTCGAACGCCGCGTCCGGCTTGCCGGCCGCAACGGCGTAGACGGCGACCTCCGCCCAGCGGTACGCGATGCGGTCGTCGTCGAAGAGGTTCTGCGCGCCGTGCGCGAGCAAGTCGTACGCGTGCCCGAAGCGGCCGTCCCAGGTCGCGCGCAGCGCTTGCGCCGGGAGCAGCGCCTCGGTGACGGTCGGCGTGATCAGCAGCTGCATCTCGCGCAGCTGCGCGTCGAGCCGCTCGATCGCGCGCACGTCGCCGGCGTCGACCTCGATCGAGTGCGCGTTCAGGATCGCGTACAGCCGCAGCGCGTCGTTGCCGGCTTTGCGACCGGCCTCTTCGAGCCGCGCCAGCCAGCGGCGGGCCGCCGGAACGTCGCCGTCGTGCAGCATCGCGACGTTGAAGAGCACGCTCAGAGCGCGGGCGGAGAGGTCGTAGAGGAACGTCTCGTCGGCCCGCGCCAGCGCGCGTTCGGCCAAGTCGCGCGCCGAGTCGTAGTCGCCCTCGTTGAGCGCGACGTACGAGGCCTGGTGCAGCACCCGCGCGCGCAGGCCGTCGTCCTTCATTCCCGGCACGCGGATCAGCGCACGGCGCACCGCGGCGCGCGCGTCTTCGGGCCGGTGCGCTTCGACGTACGCGGTGCCCAGCAGCGCCCACATCGCGGCGTCCGCGTCGGCGCTCGAGCGCGCCTCGCCGCGCGCGGCTTCGGCCTCGAGCAGCTCGACGACGTCGCTGCGCCCGCGGCGCACCAAGTCCATCCCGTAGCGGATCACGATCTCGCGCCGCTCCGGATCGTGCGCGGCGTCGATCGCGATCCGGAACCACGCTTCGGAGACGTCGAAGCTTTGATCGAGCGAGGCGAGCGCCGCTTTCATCGCCAGCACCACCGGCCGCCGCGCGAAGGCGTCCTCCGAGAGCGCGGCGAGCGCGCGGCGAACCGTCTCGACGTCGCCTTGGTCGAGCGCGCCGAACCCGTTCGCCGCCAGCGTCTCGGCGAGCTTGTCGTCGTCGCCGGCGCGCACGCGCAGCGCGACGGCTTCGTCCCAGCGGCCGACGCGCTGCAGCGCCGCCGCGGCGCGGTCGAGGATCACGTCGCGCTCGGGGAGCTCGTTCGCGCGCGCCCACAGCCGCGCGCGGTACGGCTCGTAGTACGCGTAGTCGTCCTCGTCGAGCGCGTAGACGAGACCCGAGGCCAGCAGCGCGCGCAGGGTGGTGCGCTCGCACTCGAGCGCGGCCAGGATGCGCGCGTCGAAGCGGCCGAACAGCGCGGTCTCGTAGACGCGCTCGCGGTCGCGGGTGCCGAACCGCGCGAGCGCCATCGCGACCAGACGGTCGTAGACGTCGTCCGGCGCGCAGGAGTCGTCGTAGCGCCCGGTCGCGAGCGCCGCGCTGAGCCCGAGCGGCCAGCCGCCGGTGCGCTCGTGCAGCTCCGCGAGCTGGCGCGCGTCGACGTCGGCGTAGAGCGACGCCGCGGCTTCGGCGAGCTCCTCGTAGCGCACGCGCAGGTCGGCCGACTCGATCGGCAGCTCCGCGATGCCGGTCGCCAGCCAGCGCGGCAGCGGCAGAAACGTCGCTTCGCGCGCGATGAGGATCCAGCGCAGGTCGCGCGCGGTCGCTTCGATGAGCGCGGCGAGAAACGCGGTCGTGCGCGGCTCGCCCAGCACGTGGTGCAGCTCGTCGAGCACGACCGTGGTCGAGACGCCGGTGAGGTGCTCGCGCGCCCAGCTCAGCGCGGCCGCTTCGCCGTCGGCTTGCGCGAGCTGCAGCGAGGCCGGTCCGGCCGAGGAGGCCATCGCGGGGTTCGCTTTGCCGAACGCGCCGGCGAGCCCGCGCAAGAACTCGCCCGGGCTCGCGTGTTCCGGTCCGGCCGCGAAGCGCACGTGCGCGACGCTGCGCAGCGCGAGATAGTCGCGGATCAAGGTGCTCTTGCCGAGCCCCTCGTCGCCGATGACGAGCGTCACCGGCGCGCGGCGCGCCGCGTCGATTCGCGCGTGGAGACGCTCCCGCGAGAACCGTTGCAGCGCGCCGTGCGGCCGGCGTTCGCCCGTCATGCCGAGCTCAGAACCCGGCCAGACCGTTGGGGCTGCCGAGCGTCGCGCCGCCGAGCACGTTCAACTGGCTCGCGTTCGCGTACAGGCTCGGCGCGCCGACCGTCGCGGCGCCGTAGTCGTTCGCCGCCGCGTAGAGCCCGGCGACGAACGGCGCGCCGGCGCTCGTTCCCCCGAGCACGACCCAGCCCTTTTCGGCGCTGCTGTAGACCGCGATGCCGGGGTTGTAGTCGGCGATCACCGAGACGTCGGGGACCGCACGGCCGGTCGTGCAGGCCGAGCCGTTCTGCCACGCCGGGACGGCGAACATGATGCTGCAGCCGGCCCCGGTGTTCGCCCACGAAGTCTCGGTCCAACCGCGGGCGGTCGTGCCGTCCTGCGTCAGCGTCGTCCCGCCGACCGAGGTCACGTAGGGCGAGGAGGCGGGAAACTCGACCTGGCCGAGGTCGCCGGCGCTGGCCGTGATCGCGATCCCCGGATGGTTGAACGCGGCTTGCGCACCGGGGTCGATGTTGGGCGCGTTGCCGCCGCCTTCCAGGACGCCCCAGCTGTTGCTGATCGCTGCCGGGTTGTAGCCCGCGGCGACGTTCACCGCGTTCGCGAGGCTGTCGAGGTCTTGCCCGGCGGACTCGACCAGCGTCAGCCGGCAGGTCGGGCACGCCGCGGACGCCATGGCCAGGTCGAGAGCGATCTCATCTGCCCACGTCGTCGCGGCCGATCCGGCGGCCGCGGGTCCCCCCGGCGGTGGGGGTGGCGGCGGAGGGCCGGTCAGGACGACCTTGGTGAAGCAGCCGTTCTTCGAGGTGCAGGCCGGCAGGCCGAACTGGCTGCGGTAGGTCGCGAGATCATCCTCGGCGTGCTTGTCCTCGAACGCGTCGACGATCGCGATCAGCGGGCCGTTCGGAACCGCGCCGCTCGCGGTCGGCGTCAGGTTGTAGGCGCTGCGAAGCTGCGCCGGGGTGAGCCCGCCGACGGGCGTCTTGGACGGTGGAAGCTTGGGATTCTTTTGCACCCCGCAGCTCGCGTCTTTGGCGTCTCCGTCGTCGCAGCTTTGGTTCTCGGCCGGCACCGGGGTGGGCGAAACAGCCGGAAGAGCGCGCGCGATGTTGTTCGAGATGCGACCGCCGCCGCCGCTGTGCGGCGCCAGCGAGACGCCGCTCGAGGCTGCGCAGCCGGCGGCCACGGCGAGCGCTGCCGCCGCGAGCAATGCCTTGAGCGGGGTGATCCGGGGCGCGTCCTGCGCCGGAGCCGGCCGGTCGAACGGCGGGAGCGGGCGCGTGACGTCGGGGGCCGTCGGTGCTTGCTTCATCCGTGAAGAACCTTCTAGCGGCCGGCTCTGCATCCGGACCGGCCGCGAGCGTCAGGTGATGTGCGTTGCGGCCGGCCGCCCAGCACGGCCGCGACGTTCCTAGGTCCGAAGACCCAGGCCTAACGTCGGAATACCCCAATTTTGGGGGTTGGCAAACTCTTTTCGGCTCGAAAACCGACGGTAGCGGACGTTTTGACTGAACCGTCAGCCTGCGGGCCGCGGGTTGAAGCTCGCGCGTGCGACGAAGACGTCGCCCGCGAGGACGAGGAACGCTTCCAGCAGCGCGGCGGCGGTGTGAACCGGCGGCACCACGACGAGTCCATCGCCGTTGCGCGCCAGCAGGTGCGGCTTGCTCTCGTCGTCTTCGCGCACGCCGCA
Proteins encoded in this region:
- a CDS encoding amidohydrolase, with the translated sequence MRRSTLLAGLAAVAGTPIAASAAPGRRADLIVSAATIRTGDPSWPFAQAFAVRDGRIALVGSRGDMRALRGPGTQSLDLGNAVVWPGLIDAHLHFLAVGLALHEVDLAHVASYEEVVRRTVAFANGSRDPWIVGDGWDQNLWPDKQFPNHAALSAAIPDRPVVLHRVDGHALLANAKAMALAGVTASTAEPSGGRILRDASGAPTGVFVDNAMGLIGRAIPPPSHAQLVRASEAALKECHRWGLTAVGDPGVDQNGLDAYEELLREGRYTLRNHAMLAGSDDELVARWLQRGPQTLAHGGRLSVRAIKLYVDGALGSRGAALLAPYSDDPGNTGLLRLTQAQIQSVCERALPAGFQVCTHAIGDRGNRVVLDAYEAALRRSRAVHDHRWRIEHAQVLAPDDIPRFARLGVTASMQTTHQVSDMPWAQARLGPQRVLGAYAWRSLLDSGVPIANGTDAPVEAVNSLRTFHAAIARQNEANQPPGGWYPRQRMTRDEAFKSMTSWAARACFLDGAAGTLEPGKYADFVVLDRDPMRIAPEEIMSTRVLATFSGGERVYAAPIAAAPPALRARGRRNGTCCGAHA
- a CDS encoding HD domain-containing protein, which translates into the protein MIELHAVRPHDDGDGAAAELRIRNLAIARAAVAQLAPADRTIAVKIVALRFVERCAAALASGDPKLLCAWVDRVCERYAGIVPADEAISAALDVIARTHRSVAARLRAEVQPIVSRPRLVKAPARHEAVDEVDVVLDRLLTELHQSDVLTAEHSRAVSSWCARLGKRLGMEKSAIVRVTRAGLIHDIGKVTTPPEILGAPRRLDEEEMSVMRRHAAEGAAIVARIPLVANLVPGVRSHHERFDGSGYPDGLRSEAIPGVARVVAVADAFNAMIGRRPYRAPLAPSEALERLVEGRGDHFDPDVVDAMVDVVTSRA
- a CDS encoding AAA family ATPase, yielding MTGERRPHGALQRFSRERLHARIDAARRAPVTLVIGDEGLGKSTLIRDYLALRSVAHVRFAAGPEHASPGEFLRGLAGAFGKANPAMASSAGPASLQLAQADGEAAALSWAREHLTGVSTTVVLDELHHVLGEPRTTAFLAALIEATARDLRWILIAREATFLPLPRWLATGIAELPIESADLRVRYEELAEAAASLYADVDARQLAELHERTGGWPLGLSAALATGRYDDSCAPDDVYDRLVAMALARFGTRDRERVYETALFGRFDARILAALECERTTLRALLASGLVYALDEDDYAYYEPYRARLWARANELPERDVILDRAAAALQRVGRWDEAVALRVRAGDDDKLAETLAANGFGALDQGDVETVRRALAALSEDAFARRPVVLAMKAALASLDQSFDVSEAWFRIAIDAAHDPERREIVIRYGMDLVRRGRSDVVELLEAEAARGEARSSADADAAMWALLGTAYVEAHRPEDARAAVRRALIRVPGMKDDGLRARVLHQASYVALNEGDYDSARDLAERALARADETFLYDLSARALSVLFNVAMLHDGDVPAARRWLARLEEAGRKAGNDALRLYAILNAHSIEVDAGDVRAIERLDAQLREMQLLITPTVTEALLPAQALRATWDGRFGHAYDLLAHGAQNLFDDDRIAYRWAEVAVYAVAAGKPDAAFEALLRSRELLLRIDTSQPLALRTRAYLILAELLLGRDDDAHDLLAEARRDAGAGCARFFPLLDAVGALCACRTNEAAALFALDEAIEMLAQFELGGVGRFIGMLPLEALEAESSAARREAVAP
- a CDS encoding peptidase S8 is translated as MKQAPTAPDVTRPLPPFDRPAPAQDAPRITPLKALLAAAALAVAAGCAASSGVSLAPHSGGGGRISNNIARALPAVSPTPVPAENQSCDDGDAKDASCGVQKNPKLPPSKTPVGGLTPAQLRSAYNLTPTASGAVPNGPLIAIVDAFEDKHAEDDLATYRSQFGLPACTSKNGCFTKVVLTGPPPPPPPPGGPAAAGSAATTWADEIALDLAMASAACPTCRLTLVESAGQDLDSLANAVNVAAGYNPAAISNSWGVLEGGGNAPNIDPGAQAAFNHPGIAITASAGDLGQVEFPASSPYVTSVGGTTLTQDGTTARGWTETSWANTGAGCSIMFAVPAWQNGSACTTGRAVPDVSVIADYNPGIAVYSSAEKGWVVLGGTSAGAPFVAGLYAAANDYGAATVGAPSLYANASQLNVLGGATLGSPNGLAGF